TTCACGTCAATTTTTTATAGGTTCCTTTATAATATGTCTCAGCATTTATTAGCAAGCGTGTCTGATGAATCAGACCACCCTATTTCTCATTAGAGAAATGGGAAATTTGCCAAACTACAGTAAATAATAGTTGCATCAACACAGATTAACACAGATTAGAAGAAACAGATGAGCACAGATATACACAAAATCTGTGCTTATCTTGTAGCATTTCATCTGTGCCTATCTGTGAAATCATACATTTATTTAGTTAACAGAGCACTATATGAAAACAAAATTGAGAAAAATAATATTTCCAGTTGCTTTATTTGTTGCTGATATTATAGCAGTCTATTTCTCGTTTGTTTTTTCATATTGGATAAGGTTTTATTCAGGATTAATACCTGTTATTCATGGCACACCGGATTTCAGCATCTATCATAATGCAATCCTTGTTGTAATTTTTTTATGGATTTTGATTTTTGTTTATACAGGCTTTTATGCTGAACGACGAATAGATACCGTCGGTGAATTCCTGAAGATTCTTAAAGGTGTATTTTTGGGGACTGTTGTTATTTCAGCACTGACATTTCTGTATCGTGAATTCACATTTTCTAGAATAATGCTTGCGATTGCGTTTACTATAAATGTAATAATGATATTTTTATTCCACGAGATTGTCAGATTCGTTAACATCTATGTCAGCAATCTTTTGCTCGGCACACATAAGATTCTTGTGTTAGGTAGTGGCAAAATAGCAGACGATATAAAAAAAATCCTAAAACACAGAAAAGGTTTTGAAGTTCACTATTCACATTTTACCGATGAAGAACATCTTAAAAATTTTATCAATAATTACAATATAAACGAAGTTATTTTTTCACAGAGCCATACCGCACATAAAGAAACCATCAGGATTTCAAACATCTGCGAGGATTTAGGTGTTGATTTCAGGTTCGTGCCTGATATTCTGGAGTTGGCGCTTGGTGAGGTGGTGATTGACGAGTTTTTAGGACTGCCAGTTTTTCGGCTGAAAGCGATCTCACTTTACGGCTGGAACTTTTATATTAAACGGTTAATGGATGTAGTTATTTCAATACTTGTTCTTGTTTTTACAGTGTATTCACTCTTGTTAATAGCACTCCTCATAAAACTTGAAGATAGCGGACCTGTTTTTTACAGACATAAACGAAGAGGACTGCGAGGCAGAGATTTTGATTTTATAAAATTCAGAACAATGGTTGAACATGCTGATAAAATGTTAGATAGTCTAAAACATCTTTCTGAACGAAAAGGTCCGGTTTTTAAGTTAAAAAACGACCCGCGAATTACAAAAATAGGCAGATTCTTAAGACGATATTCTATTGACGAGATACCGCAGTTTATAAATGTGTTAAAAGGTGAGATGTCAATCGTAGGACCGCGTCCTCAGGTTTTGTGGGAAGCAGACCATTATGATGATATTGCCAAACGGCGACTGAAAGTCCTTCCAGGTATCACAGGGCTCTGGCAGGTTTCCGGCAGAAGCGATATCTCATATGAAGAGATGATTCGGCTGGATATTTATTATCTTGAGAATTGGTCGGTTGCTTTGGATTTAAGGATAATGGCAAAAACGATTCAGGTAATTCTGTCTCAAAAAGGAGCATGTTAGTAAAATTTTCAGATATGAAAATTTTAATTACTGGCGGGGCGGGGTTTATCGGCTCAAATATAGTTGATGCATATATCAATGCAGGGTACAGTGTTGCTATTGTGGATAATTTATCAACAGGCAAAAAAGAAAACTTGAATCCGAAAGCGAAATTTTATCTCGCAGATATCACAGATACCAAAAAGATTACACAGATTTTTGAGACCGAAAAACCTGATATTGTAAATCATCACGCAGCCCAAATTGATGTTCGCAAATCTATTGCAGACCCGGTATTTGATGCAAAAACGAATGTTATAGGCACCATAAATCTTCTGGAAAATTCCGTTAGAAACAGGGTTAAAAAATTCGTTTTTGCGTCTTCAGGCGGGGTTATGTACGGCGAGTGCGGAAAAATTGCGCCGTCAGAAAAAAAGATTCCACAGCCACTTTCTCCGTACGGAATTACAAAGCGCATTACGGAATACTATCTGAATTATTATGCCAAAACCTACGGGCTTAAATATGTCGCACTCCGTTACGGGAATGTCTATGGACCCCGTCAGGACCCGCATGGTGAGGCAGGTGTTGTAGCAATTTTTATCAACCGGATTTTATCAAACAGTGAAATAAATATCTTTGGTGATGGAGAACAGTTGCGTGATTATATTTTTGTATCTGATATTGTTGATGTTAATTTAATAGCACTCAAAAAAGGCGAAAATGCGATTTTTAATATAGGAAGAGGTACAACAAACTCGGTAAATCAACTTTTTTACGAGTTAGCAAAAATAACAAAATACTCTAAAAAACCGGTTTATAAGCCGCCAAGAACTGGCGAGCTTTTCAAAAGCTCGTTAGATGTTAAGAAAGCAAAAAAAGTGCTTGGCTGGTCTGCGAAAGTAGATTTTACAGAAGGGCTGAAAAGAACATTTGAATATTTTAAAACACGAATAAAGGCATACGAATAAAGGCAAACATCACGAATGAACGCGAATACTGGCAAGGTTTTATTCGTAATAATTCGTGATAACATTCGTGATGTGTTATTCGGGTAAAAGGAATGAAGCGACAATATGAAAGCAATCATTTTGATTGGTGGGCTTGGGACACGATTGAGACCTCTAACCTGTAATACGCCTAAACCGCTTTTACCGGTGCTTAATAAGCCGTTTCTTTTGTATCAAATAGAACATATCAAAAAATATGGTATCAACGAGATTATATTATGTATGGCATATTTACCATCGGAATTCAAAAAATACTTTGGTGATGGCAAAAAGTTTGGTGTAAAAATTTTGTATGCGATTGAAGAAAAACCACTTGGGACTGGTGGCGCTATCAAAAATGCCCAAAAGTTTGTGGACTGCCCGGTGTTTGTATTTAATGGTGATGTACTTACTGACCTCAATCTGTCAAAAATGCTTGAATTCCATAAATCAAGAAAGTCAAAAGCAACTGTTTCATTAGTGCATGTTCAGGACCCGTCAAGTTTCGGGCTGGTTGAAACCACAAAAACAGGCCAGATTGTCCAGTTTTTAGAAAAACCGTCATTAAACCAAATAACCTGTGATACAATCAATGCGGGCACATACATTTTAGAACCACCGATTTTTGATGAGATGGAAAAAAATACTGTTTGTTCGGTAGAACGCGAACTTTTTCCAAAACTGCTGAGCAAAAAAATTCCGTTTTATGGATATGTCTATTCAGGTTATTGGATTGATATAGGCACTACGGATAAATATCTCCAGGTTCATTATGATTTGATAGGCAGTATGAAAAAAAATGTAATCAGCAAAGAATCACGGGTTGACAAAAATGTCAGAATTTTCGGCCGGTTGGTTATCGGCTCCAACTCCGTAATTAAAAGCAACACAACAATTTCAGGTAATGTTTGTATAGGAAACAATGTCAAAATCGGGAACGGTTGTTTCCTTTCCGATTGCATAATTCTGGATAAAACGGCAGTAAACAAAAATAGCAGAATTGAAAAATCGGTTGTCGGCAAAAATTGTATTATAGAAGCGAATGCGTATCTTACAGCGGGTTGTGCTATCGGTGATAAGACACTGATAAGAAAGCACAGCAAACTATGATAAACGCAGATGTTGCAGATATAAAACAGAGATGTCCGCAGATTTATCAGCGGTAATCTGCAATGTAAATCTGTGGTAATCAGTGATTATGAAGATTGTAAAAAAACCATGGGGAAAAGAGGTCTGGTTTGCGCATACAAAAAAATATGTTGGCAAACTGCTTTTTATCAAAAAAGGACATCGGTTGAGCAAACAGTATCACAGGATAAAACACGAAACACTCTATACGCTCAAAGGTAGATACATAATGGAATTTGGCAATAGCAAGAAAATAATGAACGAAGGAACGGTAATTGTCATACCGCATAAAAAAACTCATCGGATGTTCGCAAAATTTTGTGATGTCACATTGATTGAGGTCTCAACACCACAGGTTCGGGATGTAGTTCGGTTAGAAGATGATTATGGCCGTTAACACAAGAACACAGGAACACAAGAACATAAGAACAATTTGTTTCGGTACTGATGGCTGGCGTGGTATTATTGCAAAAGATTTTACTTTTGAGAATGTCCGTATCGTCACACAAGCAATTGCAGACTATTTAAAACAGATAGGAGATAGCAGATATGGGATAGGAGATAAAAATTCTTTACTCCAATCGCCTATCTCCCATCTCTCATCTGTAGTTATTGGTTACGATAATCGGTTCCTCTCTGAAAAATTTGCACAAGAAGTTGCCAAGGTGTTTGCTGGAAACAAAATCAATGTTATAATTTCACAAACATCTGTAACCTCACCATCGGTTTCATTTGCCTGTAAAAAATATGATTGTCTTGGCGTGATGCTTACTGCAAGCCATAACCCGCCCATCTGGAATGGGCTGAAACTTAAAATGCATTATGGTGGGTCAGTATCCGAAAAAGTTGTTGATACGATTTCGCAAAATCTTTACAAAACTGATGTAAAAACTGGCAGTGATAAAATAGAAACAGTTGATATTCTAACCGATTACAAAGAATATCTTAGATCAGTTGTCAAATTGAACCCTTCAGCAAAATTGAACCGAATGAAAGTTGTAATTGATTCTATGCACGGTAGTGGCTCTGGTATTTTTGAGCAATTACTTAAAAACGAGAAAAAAATTATTTCAATACATAATTACCGAGAACCATTATTTTCAAATATGAATCCTGAGCCAATAGAAGAAAATCTTGCTGAATTAAAAAAGGTGGTTGTAAAAAACAGTGCAGATGTAGGCTTTGCTTTTGATGGTGATGCCGACCGATTGGGTGTTATAGATGATAAAGGCAGGTATCTGCCACCACATATTGTTTTTCCGTTGATTCTGCTGTATCTTACAGAATACAAAAAAATAAAAGGCAAGGTTGTCCAGACAATTTCGCTTGGCTATTTATCGGAAAGAATTGCAAAAAAGTTTTCACTACCATTTGAAGAAGTGCCCGTCGGGTTTAAATATGTTTGTGAAAAAATGTTGAATGAGGATGTTTTGCTTGGTGGTGAAGAATCCGGCGGTTACGGTTTTACGGGTGGGCTTCTTGAACGCGATGGTATCTTAAACGCACTTTTGATTTATGAGATGCTACAAAAAACCAAAAAGAAACTATCGTTACTTGTAGATAATTTACAAAAACGATTTGGGAAGTCATATTTTTTAAGGAGGGATATAAAACTTTTGAAACCTATTGACAAAAAAATTTTTATTAAGGATATTGAACAAAAAATTTGTAATAATTCGGATGTTAATTCGCGACAATTCGCGTTTCCAATAAAAGAAGTAAGGTCTTACGATGGTACAAA
Above is a window of Elusimicrobiota bacterium DNA encoding:
- a CDS encoding sugar transferase, which produces MKTKLRKIIFPVALFVADIIAVYFSFVFSYWIRFYSGLIPVIHGTPDFSIYHNAILVVIFLWILIFVYTGFYAERRIDTVGEFLKILKGVFLGTVVISALTFLYREFTFSRIMLAIAFTINVIMIFLFHEIVRFVNIYVSNLLLGTHKILVLGSGKIADDIKKILKHRKGFEVHYSHFTDEEHLKNFINNYNINEVIFSQSHTAHKETIRISNICEDLGVDFRFVPDILELALGEVVIDEFLGLPVFRLKAISLYGWNFYIKRLMDVVISILVLVFTVYSLLLIALLIKLEDSGPVFYRHKRRGLRGRDFDFIKFRTMVEHADKMLDSLKHLSERKGPVFKLKNDPRITKIGRFLRRYSIDEIPQFINVLKGEMSIVGPRPQVLWEADHYDDIAKRRLKVLPGITGLWQVSGRSDISYEEMIRLDIYYLENWSVALDLRIMAKTIQVILSQKGAC
- a CDS encoding NAD-dependent epimerase/dehydratase family protein, which gives rise to MKILITGGAGFIGSNIVDAYINAGYSVAIVDNLSTGKKENLNPKAKFYLADITDTKKITQIFETEKPDIVNHHAAQIDVRKSIADPVFDAKTNVIGTINLLENSVRNRVKKFVFASSGGVMYGECGKIAPSEKKIPQPLSPYGITKRITEYYLNYYAKTYGLKYVALRYGNVYGPRQDPHGEAGVVAIFINRILSNSEINIFGDGEQLRDYIFVSDIVDVNLIALKKGENAIFNIGRGTTNSVNQLFYELAKITKYSKKPVYKPPRTGELFKSSLDVKKAKKVLGWSAKVDFTEGLKRTFEYFKTRIKAYE
- a CDS encoding NDP-sugar synthase: MKAIILIGGLGTRLRPLTCNTPKPLLPVLNKPFLLYQIEHIKKYGINEIILCMAYLPSEFKKYFGDGKKFGVKILYAIEEKPLGTGGAIKNAQKFVDCPVFVFNGDVLTDLNLSKMLEFHKSRKSKATVSLVHVQDPSSFGLVETTKTGQIVQFLEKPSLNQITCDTINAGTYILEPPIFDEMEKNTVCSVERELFPKLLSKKIPFYGYVYSGYWIDIGTTDKYLQVHYDLIGSMKKNVISKESRVDKNVRIFGRLVIGSNSVIKSNTTISGNVCIGNNVKIGNGCFLSDCIILDKTAVNKNSRIEKSVVGKNCIIEANAYLTAGCAIGDKTLIRKHSKL
- a CDS encoding cupin, which codes for MKIVKKPWGKEVWFAHTKKYVGKLLFIKKGHRLSKQYHRIKHETLYTLKGRYIMEFGNSKKIMNEGTVIVIPHKKTHRMFAKFCDVTLIEVSTPQVRDVVRLEDDYGR
- a CDS encoding phosphoglucomutase/phosphomannomutase family protein; the encoded protein is MIMAVNTRTQEHKNIRTICFGTDGWRGIIAKDFTFENVRIVTQAIADYLKQIGDSRYGIGDKNSLLQSPISHLSSVVIGYDNRFLSEKFAQEVAKVFAGNKINVIISQTSVTSPSVSFACKKYDCLGVMLTASHNPPIWNGLKLKMHYGGSVSEKVVDTISQNLYKTDVKTGSDKIETVDILTDYKEYLRSVVKLNPSAKLNRMKVVIDSMHGSGSGIFEQLLKNEKKIISIHNYREPLFSNMNPEPIEENLAELKKVVVKNSADVGFAFDGDADRLGVIDDKGRYLPPHIVFPLILLYLTEYKKIKGKVVQTISLGYLSERIAKKFSLPFEEVPVGFKYVCEKMLNEDVLLGGEESGGYGFTGGLLERDGILNALLIYEMLQKTKKKLSLLVDNLQKRFGKSYFLRRDIKLLKPIDKKIFIKDIEQKICNNSDVNSRQFAFPIKEVRSYDGTKIIFEDGNWLLLRPSGTEPVLRIYSETESITKTKKLVDLAEKICFNILL